In a single window of the Streptomyces sp. 846.5 genome:
- a CDS encoding endo-1,3-alpha-glucanase family glycosylhydrolase: MRPRSPLGRRLLLRVLALVLALGLSVLTACGGAHRPRAGATAGSTASHTVTPGPAAVANSPVPLLAFFYQWFDASSWGRAKIDYPRLGHYSSDDVAVMKQQIEWAKSAGIQGFIVSWKDTPTDDRRLKLLMGVARQLDFKLAMIYQGLDFKRKALPVAEVAKDFALFRDQYASDPVFLRLGGKPLTIWSGTWSFNHTEVAQVTAPVRGSMLVLNTEKSVKGYRRIADVTDGDAYYWSSVDPGSNPTYTAKLSAMSTAIHQDGKYWIAPFAPGFDARLVGGSQTVARDNGQTLRTEYSAAVNSSPDVLGLISWNEFSENTYVEPSQKYGTLFLDTLRQLRTTPAPSSLAARDSSQTPAHSTVSQQTLWTNVVRLGGFAALLIVLTAIPFARRRRRRRRADRAEGLTRPAPPTPEPSRR, translated from the coding sequence ATGAGGCCGCGGTCCCCGCTGGGACGCCGGCTGCTGCTCCGTGTCCTGGCTCTGGTCCTGGCCCTGGGCCTGTCCGTGCTCACCGCCTGCGGCGGCGCCCACCGTCCCAGGGCCGGCGCCACCGCGGGCAGCACCGCGAGCCACACCGTCACGCCGGGGCCGGCGGCCGTGGCCAACTCGCCGGTGCCGCTGCTGGCCTTCTTCTACCAGTGGTTCGACGCCTCCTCCTGGGGCCGCGCCAAGATCGACTACCCTCGTCTCGGCCACTACTCCAGCGATGACGTCGCGGTCATGAAGCAGCAGATCGAGTGGGCGAAGTCGGCCGGAATCCAGGGCTTCATCGTCAGCTGGAAGGACACCCCCACGGACGACCGCCGGCTGAAACTGCTGATGGGAGTCGCCCGGCAGCTGGACTTCAAGCTGGCGATGATCTACCAGGGCCTGGACTTCAAACGCAAGGCCCTGCCGGTGGCCGAGGTCGCCAAGGACTTCGCCCTGTTCCGGGACCAGTACGCGTCGGACCCGGTCTTCCTGCGCCTGGGCGGCAAGCCGCTCACCATCTGGAGCGGCACCTGGTCCTTCAACCACACCGAGGTGGCCCAGGTCACCGCACCCGTGCGGGGCAGCATGCTGGTCCTCAACACCGAGAAGAGCGTCAAGGGATACCGGCGGATCGCCGACGTCACCGACGGCGACGCTTACTACTGGTCCTCGGTGGACCCCGGCAGCAACCCCACCTACACGGCCAAGCTGAGTGCCATGAGCACCGCGATCCACCAGGACGGCAAGTACTGGATCGCACCGTTCGCCCCCGGCTTCGACGCCCGTCTGGTCGGCGGCTCCCAGACCGTCGCGAGAGACAACGGCCAAACCCTGCGCACCGAGTACAGCGCGGCGGTCAACTCCTCGCCCGACGTCCTCGGACTCATCAGCTGGAACGAGTTCAGCGAGAACACCTATGTGGAGCCGTCCCAGAAGTACGGGACGCTCTTCCTGGACACGCTCCGACAGTTGCGGACCACCCCGGCGCCCTCGTCGCTCGCCGCCCGCGACTCCAGCCAGACTCCCGCACACAGCACGGTCAGTCAGCAGACCCTGTGGACCAATGTGGTGCGCCTGGGCGGCTTCGCCGCGCTGCTGATCGTCCTCACCGCCATCCCGTTCGCCCGCCGACGCCGCCGCAGACGGCGCGCCGACCGCGCGGAGGGCCTCACCCGTCCCGCCCCGCCGACCCCCGAACCG
- a CDS encoding alkaline phosphatase family protein → MRKLRRVAAALVCTGLLTLSTAWQSAAAAPVTAPATAPARQSATATPIKHFVFLMQGDRSFDNFFGTYPGADGIPAGACQPLALGVKSSGCVRPYELHGVSVPLLAPSASLISRQWDNGRMDGFAVAFTRQGRTGTLPMGYYDARDLPFSWAAASQYVLFDHFFAAAPYGTRLNRSYWVAAAAPSSVKVPATGYGNQPTIFDRLQQAGVSWKFYIQDYNPAQTYQMIKKNDQVAQTERVPLLDYTRFVQDPALRGHLADLSEYYRDLAAGTLPAVSYIASSTGAERTGRSLPTGQALLRNLVTQLQLSSAWSSSAFMWSYDGSGGWYDHVAPPKAADGAQLGLRVPALLISPYVRQGVVDHTVLDSSAALAFIERNWGVAPLTARDRTSPGLAGAGGAFDFSAAPRGAALVPNGTVAAKPALVRTAIIYWFYGGAAVFVLLLFGVAFATSFRRSRAALPDLVPEPDLDQPRELAAASSDSGSGAVDQ, encoded by the coding sequence ATGAGGAAGCTGCGCCGCGTCGCCGCCGCCCTGGTGTGCACGGGTCTGCTGACGCTGTCGACCGCATGGCAGTCGGCGGCGGCAGCCCCGGTGACCGCCCCCGCGACCGCCCCCGCGCGGCAGTCGGCCACGGCCACGCCCATCAAGCACTTCGTGTTCCTGATGCAGGGGGACCGCTCCTTCGACAACTTCTTCGGGACCTACCCGGGCGCCGACGGCATCCCCGCCGGCGCCTGCCAACCCCTGGCCCTGGGCGTGAAATCGAGCGGCTGCGTCAGGCCGTACGAGCTGCACGGCGTGTCCGTGCCGTTGCTCGCTCCCAGCGCCAGTCTGATCAGCCGTCAGTGGGACAACGGCAGGATGGACGGCTTCGCGGTGGCGTTCACCCGCCAGGGGCGCACCGGGACGCTGCCCATGGGCTACTACGACGCCCGTGACCTGCCGTTCTCCTGGGCGGCCGCGAGCCAGTACGTCCTGTTCGACCACTTCTTCGCGGCCGCGCCCTACGGGACCCGGCTGAACCGCTCCTACTGGGTGGCCGCCGCCGCGCCGTCCAGCGTGAAGGTGCCGGCCACCGGGTACGGCAACCAGCCGACCATCTTCGACCGGCTCCAACAGGCGGGCGTGAGCTGGAAGTTCTACATCCAGGACTACAACCCGGCGCAGACCTATCAGATGATCAAGAAGAACGACCAGGTCGCCCAGACCGAACGGGTCCCGCTGCTGGACTACACCCGGTTCGTCCAGGACCCGGCCCTGCGTGGGCACTTGGCCGACCTCAGCGAGTACTACCGCGACCTGGCCGCCGGCACCCTGCCGGCCGTCTCCTACATCGCGAGCTCGACCGGGGCCGAGCGCACCGGCCGCTCGTTGCCGACCGGTCAGGCCCTGCTCCGCAACCTGGTCACCCAGCTCCAGCTCAGTTCCGCCTGGTCCAGCTCGGCGTTCATGTGGTCCTACGACGGCTCCGGGGGCTGGTACGACCACGTCGCCCCGCCCAAGGCGGCCGACGGCGCCCAACTCGGGCTGCGGGTACCGGCGCTGCTGATCAGCCCCTACGTCCGGCAGGGCGTTGTGGACCACACCGTGCTCGACTCCTCGGCGGCCCTGGCGTTCATCGAACGCAACTGGGGCGTGGCGCCGTTGACCGCGCGCGACCGCACCTCACCGGGCCTGGCCGGCGCCGGGGGAGCCTTCGACTTCAGCGCCGCGCCCCGAGGAGCGGCGCTGGTGCCCAACGGCACGGTGGCGGCCAAGCCGGCGCTGGTGCGTACCGCGATCATCTACTGGTTCTACGGAGGTGCTGCCGTGTTCGTGCTGCTGTTGTTCGGCGTGGCGTTCGCCACCTCCTTCCGGCGGTCCCGCGCGGCGCTGCCGGACCTGGTGCCGGAGCCCGACCTCGACCAGCCCAGGGAGCTCGCCGCGGCCTCCTCCGACTCCGGCTCCGGGGCGGTGGACCAGTGA
- a CDS encoding glycosyltransferase family 39 protein produces MTAAPEAADTSAEAPEREAPVDGAPLPGGPQSTLDPSPANPPAAASGSRDRSRRDTVLRSLTLTWLPLALILAVAGFLRFWQLGAVGLNSDETVYAGTGASIGGDSVLRSYFPIFRAHPVLVQLFIGLVMKIHHGDAAARTVPALCGMVTVALVYLLGRRLYGSTAGLVAALLLAVMPYHVVVSRQVLLDGPMTMFTTAALYCVVRYAESSTTVWMLAAGGSLGAAVLSKETSAVLLGAGYAFFALSRSVRVRGRDLVAGAGAALAVIAVSPLVLDLSGRAQTGQNYLLYQMFRRSNHPYAFYAQVLPGAIGWGVLAAAALGLALLWRARSWRELLLVLWIVVPAVFFTVWPVKGYQFLLPITPALVLLAGRTIVHLPALLLKRAPDRLPRRTATVAVAVLALGLAASLALPAWARVQPSTDRTFLAGTGGLPGGREAGLWVQRHAPHGAQLLAIGPSMANVLEYYGQHRVYALSVSPDPRNRNPAYVPVLNPDRALRNDQFQYLVWDSYTAARTPFYTAKLRALVQKYHGVAVFTATVDVSTGAGGDTPAPVIIIYQVRAS; encoded by the coding sequence GGTCGACGGCGCCCCCCTGCCGGGCGGCCCACAGAGCACCCTGGATCCGAGCCCGGCCAACCCCCCGGCCGCAGCGTCCGGATCCAGGGATCGGAGCCGCCGCGACACCGTCCTGCGCTCGCTGACCCTGACCTGGCTGCCGCTGGCGCTGATCCTCGCCGTCGCCGGTTTCCTGCGCTTCTGGCAGCTCGGGGCGGTGGGCCTGAACAGCGACGAGACGGTCTACGCCGGAACCGGCGCGTCCATCGGCGGCGACAGCGTGCTGCGGTCCTACTTTCCGATCTTCAGGGCCCATCCTGTCCTGGTCCAGCTCTTCATCGGCCTGGTGATGAAGATCCACCACGGCGACGCTGCCGCCCGGACCGTGCCGGCCCTGTGCGGAATGGTGACCGTCGCCCTGGTGTACCTGCTGGGGCGACGGCTGTACGGCAGCACCGCGGGGCTGGTGGCCGCGCTGCTGCTGGCGGTGATGCCCTACCACGTCGTCGTCAGCCGACAGGTGCTGCTGGACGGCCCGATGACGATGTTCACCACCGCCGCCCTGTACTGCGTGGTGCGCTACGCCGAATCCTCCACCACGGTCTGGATGCTCGCGGCCGGAGGATCGCTCGGAGCGGCGGTGCTGTCCAAGGAGACCAGCGCGGTGCTGCTGGGTGCCGGCTACGCCTTCTTCGCCCTGAGCCGGTCGGTGCGGGTCCGCGGGCGCGACCTGGTGGCCGGAGCCGGCGCGGCGCTCGCGGTGATCGCGGTCAGCCCGCTGGTGCTCGATCTGTCCGGGCGCGCCCAGACCGGTCAGAACTACCTGCTTTACCAGATGTTCCGCAGGTCGAACCATCCCTACGCGTTCTATGCGCAGGTACTGCCCGGCGCCATCGGCTGGGGCGTGCTGGCGGCCGCCGCCCTGGGACTCGCACTGCTGTGGCGGGCCCGCTCCTGGCGCGAACTCCTGCTGGTGCTGTGGATCGTCGTCCCGGCCGTCTTCTTCACGGTGTGGCCGGTCAAGGGCTACCAGTTCCTGCTGCCGATCACTCCCGCTCTGGTGCTGCTCGCCGGACGCACCATCGTCCACCTGCCCGCCCTGCTGCTGAAGCGGGCGCCGGACCGGCTTCCGCGCCGGACCGCAACGGTGGCTGTGGCCGTGCTGGCGCTGGGGCTGGCGGCGAGCCTGGCCCTGCCCGCGTGGGCGCGGGTCCAGCCGTCCACGGACCGGACGTTCCTGGCGGGCACCGGCGGTCTGCCCGGCGGCCGGGAGGCCGGGCTGTGGGTGCAGCGGCACGCCCCGCACGGCGCCCAACTGCTGGCCATCGGGCCCTCGATGGCGAACGTCCTGGAGTACTACGGACAGCACCGGGTCTACGCGCTGTCGGTGAGCCCGGACCCGCGCAACCGCAACCCCGCCTACGTCCCGGTCCTCAACCCGGACCGGGCGCTGCGCAACGACCAGTTCCAGTACCTGGTGTGGGACTCCTACACTGCGGCCCGTACTCCCTTCTACACCGCCAAGCTGCGGGCGCTGGTGCAGAAGTACCACGGCGTGGCGGTGTTCACCGCCACGGTGGACGTCAGCACCGGAGCCGGGGGCGACACTCCGGCACCGGTGATCATCATCTATCAGGTGAGGGCGTCATGA